A stretch of Gallus gallus isolate bGalGal1 chromosome 2, bGalGal1.mat.broiler.GRCg7b, whole genome shotgun sequence DNA encodes these proteins:
- the ZEB1 gene encoding zinc finger E-box-binding homeobox 1 isoform X4 codes for MTSHKSGRDQRHVTQSSGNRKFKCTECGKAFKYKHHLKEHLRIHSGEKPYECPNCKKRFSHSGSYSSHISSKKCIGLMPVNGRARSGLKTSQCSSPSLSASPGSPARPQIRQKIENKPLQEQLPVNQIKTEPVDYEFKPIVVASGINCSTPLQNGVFSGGSPLQATSSPQGVVQAVVLPTVGLVSPISINLSDIQNVLKVAVDGNVIRQVLENNHANLASKEQETISNASIQQAGHSLISAISLPLVDQDGTTKIIINYSLEQPSQLQVVPQNLKKEHSVPTNSCKNEKLPEDLTVKSEKDKNFEGETNDSTCLLCDDCPGDLNALQELKHYETKNPPQLPQSSGTEAEKPSSPAPSETGENNLSPGQPPLKNLLSLLKAYYALNAQPSAEELSKIADSVNLPLDVVKKWFEKMQAGQISVQSSGPSSPEQVKISSPTDNDDQAATTNESEPQNSTNNSQNPANTSKSQTSSGGSTQNGSRSSTPSPSPLNLSSSRNSQGYTYTAEGVQEEPQMEPLDLSLPKQHGELLERSTITSVYQNSVYSVQEEPLNLTCAKKEPQKDNSITDSDPIVNVIPPSANPINIAIPTVTAQLPTIVAIADQNSVPCLRALAANKQTILIPQVAYTYSTTVSPAVQETPPKQTQANGSQDERQDTSSEGVSNVEDQNDSDSTPPKKKMRKTENGMYACDLCDKIFQKSSSLLRHKYEHTGKRPHECGICKKAFKHKHHLIEHMRLHSGEKPYQCDKCGKRFSHSGSYSQHMNHRYSYCKREAEERDSTEQEEVGQEVLSSEHAGARASPSQIDSDERESLTREEEEDSEKEEEEEEEKDVEGLQEEKECRKLQDVEEEEEVEEEEEEEEGKTEGNKNDDVVNRASNAEPEVIQSNGQVSEEKTNKA; via the exons ATGACGTCGCACAAGTCGGGACGAGATCAG AGACATGTGACGCAGTCCAGTGGTAATCGAAAATTCAAGTGCACTGAATGTGGAAAAGCTTTCAAATATAAACATCATCTAAAGGAACACCTACGAATTCACAGTG gAGAGAAGCCATATGAGTGCCCAAACTGCAAGAAACGTTTTTCCCATTCTGGTTCATACAGCTCACACATAAGCAGTAAGAAGTGTATTGGTTTGATGCCCGTGAATGGTCGAGCTCGGTCAGGGCTCAAGACGTCTCAGtgctcctccccttccctttctgcaTCGCCCGGTAGCCCAGCAAGACCACAGATACGacaaaagatagaaaataaaccCTTGCAAGAGCAACTTCCTGTTAACCAAATTAAAACTGAACCTGTGGATTATGAATTCAAGCCCATAGTGGTTGCTTCAGGAATTAATTGTTCGACCCCTTTGCAGAATGGGGTTTTTAGTGGTGGTAGCCCGTTGCAGGCAACCAGTTCTCCTCAGGGTGTGGTGCAAGCTGTTGTTCTGCCAACAGTGGGTCTGGTGTCTCCCATAAGCATCAACTTAAGTGACATTCAAAATGTACTTAAAGTGGCAGTGGATGGTAATGTAATAAGGCAAGTATTGGAAAACAATCACGCTAATCTTGCATccaaagaacaagaaacaatCAGCAATGCATCTATACAACAAGCTGGCCATTCCCTCATTTCAGCTATCAGTCTTCCTTTGGTTGACCAAGATGGGACAACCAAAATTATCATCAACTACAGCTTGGAGCAGCCAAGTCAACTTCAGGTTGTTCCCCAAAATCTAAAAAAAGAACATTCTGTTCCTACAAACAGttgcaaaaatgaaaagttacCAGAAGATCTTACGGTGAAGTCTGAGAAAGATAAAAACTTTGAAGGAGAGACCAACGATAGCACTTGTCTTCTTTGTGATGACTGTCCAGGAGATCTTAATGCACTTCAAGAATTAAAGCACtatgaaacaaaaaatcctCCTCAGCTTCCCCAGTCCAGTGGAACAGAAGCTGagaagcccagctcccctgccCCATCAGAAACTGGGGAGAACAACTTATCTCCTGGTCAGCCACCCTTAAAGAACCTTTTATCGCTCCTAAAAGCATATTATGCATTAAATGCACAACCAAGCGCAGAAGAGCTTTCAAAAATTGCCGATTCCGTGAACCTACCACTGGATGTGGTAAAAAAGTGGTTTGAAAAAATGCAAGCTGGACAAATTTCTGTGCAGTCTTCTGGACCATCTTCTCCTGAACAAGTTAAAATAAGCAGTCCCACAGATAACGATGATCAAGCAGCAACTACAAATGAGAGTGAACCCCAGAACAGCACAAACAACTCACAAAATCCGGCCAATACAAGTAAATCTCAGACTTCATCAGGGGGATCAACTCAGAATGGTTCGCGCAGTAGCACGCCATCCCCATCACCACTAAACCTTTCTTCATCAAGAAATTCACAGGGTTATACGTACACAGCAGAGGGTGTACAAGAAGAGCCACAAATGGAACCTCTTGACCTTTCACTACCAAAGCAACATGGAGAACTGTTGGAAAGATCTACCATAACTAGTGTTTACCAGAACAGTGTTTATTCTGTCCAGGAAGAACCTTTGAACTTAACTTGTGcaaaaaaagaaccacaaaaGGACAACAGTATTACAGACTCTGATCCTATTGTAAATGTAATCCCACCAAGTGCCAATCCCATAAATATTGCTATACCTACAGTCACTGCCCAGTTACCTACAATTGTTGCCATTGCTGACCAGAACAGTGTTCCATGCTTGAGAGCTCTTGCTGCCAATAAGCAAACCATTTTGATTCCCCAGGTGGCTTATACGTACTCTACTACAGTTAGTCCTGCAGTTCAGGAAACACCACCAAAACAGACCCAAGCCAACGGAAGTCAG GACGAAAGGCAGGACACTAGCTCAGAAGGAGTATCGAATGTAGAAGATCAAAATGATTCTGATTCAACACCcccaaagaaaaagatgagaaagacagaaaatgggATGTATGCATGTGATTTGTGTGACAAAATATTCCAGAAGAGCAGCTCATTATTGAGACATAAGTATGAACACACAG GTAAAAGACCTCATGAGTGTGGAATCTGTAAAAAAGCCTTCAAACACAAACACCATTTGATCGAACACATGCGACTGCATTCTGGGGAGAAACCCTACCAATGTGACAAATGCGGGAAGCGCTTCTCACACTCGGGGTCGTACTCTCAGCACATGAATCATCGCTACTCCTATTGCAAAAGAGAGGCAGAGGAGCgtgacagcacagagcaggaggaggtgggacAGGAGGTGCTCAGCAGCGAGCATGCTGGTGCCAGGGCATCGCCATCGCAGATCGACTCCGATGAGAGAGAGAGTCTAAccagggaagaagaggaagatagtgaaaaagaggaagaggaggaggaagaaaaggacgTAGAaggacttcaggaagaaaaagaatgtagaAAACTACAAGAtgtagaggaggaagaagaagtagaagaagaagaagaagaagaggaagggaaaactgAAGGTAACAAGAACGATGATGTTGTAAATCGAGCAAGCAATGCAGAACCAGAAGTTATACAGAGCAATGGGCAGgtgtcagaagaaaaaacaaataaagcttAA
- the ZEB1 gene encoding zinc finger E-box-binding homeobox 1 — protein MADGPRCKRRKQANPRRNNVTNYNNVIEANSDSDDEDKLHIVEEESITDAADCDASVPEDDLPTDHTVLPENSEREGSTNSCWEDEGKETKEILGPEAQSDEVGCTVKEDECDSDAENEQNHDPNVEEFLQQEDTAVIYPEAPEEDQRQGTPEASGQDENGTPDAFSQLLTCPYCDRGYKRFTSLKEHIKYRHEKNEDNFSCSLCSYTFAYRTQLDRHMTSHKSGRDQRHVTQSSGNRKFKCTECGKAFKYKHHLKEHLRIHSGEKPYECPNCKKRFSHSGSYSSHISSKKCIGLMPVNGRARSGLKTSQCSSPSLSASPGSPARPQIRQKIENKPLQEQLPVNQIKTEPVDYEFKPIVVASGINCSTPLQNGVFSGGSPLQATSSPQGVVQAVVLPTVGLVSPISINLSDIQNVLKVAVDGNVIRQVLENNHANLASKEQETISNASIQQAGHSLISAISLPLVDQDGTTKIIINYSLEQPSQLQVVPQNLKKEHSVPTNSCKNEKLPEDLTVKSEKDKNFEGETNDSTCLLCDDCPGDLNALQELKHYETKNPPQLPQSSGTEAEKPSSPAPSETGENNLSPGQPPLKNLLSLLKAYYALNAQPSAEELSKIADSVNLPLDVVKKWFEKMQAGQISVQSSGPSSPEQVKISSPTDNDDQAATTNESEPQNSTNNSQNPANTSKSQTSSGGSTQNGSRSSTPSPSPLNLSSSRNSQGYTYTAEGVQEEPQMEPLDLSLPKQHGELLERSTITSVYQNSVYSVQEEPLNLTCAKKEPQKDNSITDSDPIVNVIPPSANPINIAIPTVTAQLPTIVAIADQNSVPCLRALAANKQTILIPQVAYTYSTTVSPAVQETPPKQTQANGSQDERQDTSSEGVSNVEDQNDSDSTPPKKKMRKTENGMYACDLCDKIFQKSSSLLRHKYEHTGKRPHECGICKKAFKHKHHLIEHMRLHSGEKPYQCDKCGKRFSHSGSYSQHMNHRYSYCKREAEERDSTEQEEVGQEVLSSEHAGARASPSQIDSDERESLTREEEEDSEKEEEEEEEKDVEGLQEEKECRKLQDVEEEEEVEEEEEEEEGKTEGNKNDDVVNRASNAEPEVIQSNGQVSEEKTNKA, from the exons TCACCAATTACAATAACGTGATAGAAGCAAACTCAGATTCAGATGACGAAGATAAATTGCATATagtggaagaagaaagtatAACTGATGCAGCAGACTGCGATGCAAGTGTGCCAGAAGATGACTTGCCAACAGACCACACCGTGTTACCAGAAAACAGTGAGAGGGAAGGGAGCACAAACAGCTGCTGGGAAGATGAAG gaaaagaaacaaaggaaatccTGGGGCCTGAAGCTCAGTCAGATGAAGTTGGATGTACag TAAAAGAAGATGAATGTGATTCTGatgcagaaaatgaacagaaccATGACCCTAATGTTGAAGAATTCCTTCAACAAGAAGATACAGCTGTTATTTACCCTGAAGCACCTGAGGAGGACCAGAGACAAGGCACACCAGAAGCTAGTGGTCAGGATGAAAATG GAACGCCCGATGCATTTTCCCAGCTGCTCACTTGCCCGTACTGTGACAGAGGGTACAAACGCTTCACCTCTCTGAAGGAACACATTAAATACCGCCATGAAAAGAACGAGGATAACTTCAGTTGCTCCCTCTGCAGTTACACGTTTGCGTATAGAACACAGCTGGACCGCCACATGACGTCGCACAAGTCGGGACGAGATCAG AGACATGTGACGCAGTCCAGTGGTAATCGAAAATTCAAGTGCACTGAATGTGGAAAAGCTTTCAAATATAAACATCATCTAAAGGAACACCTACGAATTCACAGTG gAGAGAAGCCATATGAGTGCCCAAACTGCAAGAAACGTTTTTCCCATTCTGGTTCATACAGCTCACACATAAGCAGTAAGAAGTGTATTGGTTTGATGCCCGTGAATGGTCGAGCTCGGTCAGGGCTCAAGACGTCTCAGtgctcctccccttccctttctgcaTCGCCCGGTAGCCCAGCAAGACCACAGATACGacaaaagatagaaaataaaccCTTGCAAGAGCAACTTCCTGTTAACCAAATTAAAACTGAACCTGTGGATTATGAATTCAAGCCCATAGTGGTTGCTTCAGGAATTAATTGTTCGACCCCTTTGCAGAATGGGGTTTTTAGTGGTGGTAGCCCGTTGCAGGCAACCAGTTCTCCTCAGGGTGTGGTGCAAGCTGTTGTTCTGCCAACAGTGGGTCTGGTGTCTCCCATAAGCATCAACTTAAGTGACATTCAAAATGTACTTAAAGTGGCAGTGGATGGTAATGTAATAAGGCAAGTATTGGAAAACAATCACGCTAATCTTGCATccaaagaacaagaaacaatCAGCAATGCATCTATACAACAAGCTGGCCATTCCCTCATTTCAGCTATCAGTCTTCCTTTGGTTGACCAAGATGGGACAACCAAAATTATCATCAACTACAGCTTGGAGCAGCCAAGTCAACTTCAGGTTGTTCCCCAAAATCTAAAAAAAGAACATTCTGTTCCTACAAACAGttgcaaaaatgaaaagttacCAGAAGATCTTACGGTGAAGTCTGAGAAAGATAAAAACTTTGAAGGAGAGACCAACGATAGCACTTGTCTTCTTTGTGATGACTGTCCAGGAGATCTTAATGCACTTCAAGAATTAAAGCACtatgaaacaaaaaatcctCCTCAGCTTCCCCAGTCCAGTGGAACAGAAGCTGagaagcccagctcccctgccCCATCAGAAACTGGGGAGAACAACTTATCTCCTGGTCAGCCACCCTTAAAGAACCTTTTATCGCTCCTAAAAGCATATTATGCATTAAATGCACAACCAAGCGCAGAAGAGCTTTCAAAAATTGCCGATTCCGTGAACCTACCACTGGATGTGGTAAAAAAGTGGTTTGAAAAAATGCAAGCTGGACAAATTTCTGTGCAGTCTTCTGGACCATCTTCTCCTGAACAAGTTAAAATAAGCAGTCCCACAGATAACGATGATCAAGCAGCAACTACAAATGAGAGTGAACCCCAGAACAGCACAAACAACTCACAAAATCCGGCCAATACAAGTAAATCTCAGACTTCATCAGGGGGATCAACTCAGAATGGTTCGCGCAGTAGCACGCCATCCCCATCACCACTAAACCTTTCTTCATCAAGAAATTCACAGGGTTATACGTACACAGCAGAGGGTGTACAAGAAGAGCCACAAATGGAACCTCTTGACCTTTCACTACCAAAGCAACATGGAGAACTGTTGGAAAGATCTACCATAACTAGTGTTTACCAGAACAGTGTTTATTCTGTCCAGGAAGAACCTTTGAACTTAACTTGTGcaaaaaaagaaccacaaaaGGACAACAGTATTACAGACTCTGATCCTATTGTAAATGTAATCCCACCAAGTGCCAATCCCATAAATATTGCTATACCTACAGTCACTGCCCAGTTACCTACAATTGTTGCCATTGCTGACCAGAACAGTGTTCCATGCTTGAGAGCTCTTGCTGCCAATAAGCAAACCATTTTGATTCCCCAGGTGGCTTATACGTACTCTACTACAGTTAGTCCTGCAGTTCAGGAAACACCACCAAAACAGACCCAAGCCAACGGAAGTCAG GACGAAAGGCAGGACACTAGCTCAGAAGGAGTATCGAATGTAGAAGATCAAAATGATTCTGATTCAACACCcccaaagaaaaagatgagaaagacagaaaatgggATGTATGCATGTGATTTGTGTGACAAAATATTCCAGAAGAGCAGCTCATTATTGAGACATAAGTATGAACACACAG GTAAAAGACCTCATGAGTGTGGAATCTGTAAAAAAGCCTTCAAACACAAACACCATTTGATCGAACACATGCGACTGCATTCTGGGGAGAAACCCTACCAATGTGACAAATGCGGGAAGCGCTTCTCACACTCGGGGTCGTACTCTCAGCACATGAATCATCGCTACTCCTATTGCAAAAGAGAGGCAGAGGAGCgtgacagcacagagcaggaggaggtgggacAGGAGGTGCTCAGCAGCGAGCATGCTGGTGCCAGGGCATCGCCATCGCAGATCGACTCCGATGAGAGAGAGAGTCTAAccagggaagaagaggaagatagtgaaaaagaggaagaggaggaggaagaaaaggacgTAGAaggacttcaggaagaaaaagaatgtagaAAACTACAAGAtgtagaggaggaagaagaagtagaagaagaagaagaagaagaggaagggaaaactgAAGGTAACAAGAACGATGATGTTGTAAATCGAGCAAGCAATGCAGAACCAGAAGTTATACAGAGCAATGGGCAGgtgtcagaagaaaaaacaaataaagcttAA
- the ZEB1 gene encoding zinc finger E-box-binding homeobox 1 isoform X1, with protein sequence MADGPRCKRRKQANPRRNNVTNYNNVIEANSDSDDEDKLHIVEEESITDAADCDASVPEDDLPTDHTVLPENSEREGSTNSCWEDEAGKETKEILGPEAQSDEVGCTVKEDECDSDAENEQNHDPNVEEFLQQEDTAVIYPEAPEEDQRQGTPEASGQDENGTPDAFSQLLTCPYCDRGYKRFTSLKEHIKYRHEKNEDNFSCSLCSYTFAYRTQLDRHMTSHKSGRDQRHVTQSSGNRKFKCTECGKAFKYKHHLKEHLRIHSGEKPYECPNCKKRFSHSGSYSSHISSKKCIGLMPVNGRARSGLKTSQCSSPSLSASPGSPARPQIRQKIENKPLQEQLPVNQIKTEPVDYEFKPIVVASGINCSTPLQNGVFSGGSPLQATSSPQGVVQAVVLPTVGLVSPISINLSDIQNVLKVAVDGNVIRQVLENNHANLASKEQETISNASIQQAGHSLISAISLPLVDQDGTTKIIINYSLEQPSQLQVVPQNLKKEHSVPTNSCKNEKLPEDLTVKSEKDKNFEGETNDSTCLLCDDCPGDLNALQELKHYETKNPPQLPQSSGTEAEKPSSPAPSETGENNLSPGQPPLKNLLSLLKAYYALNAQPSAEELSKIADSVNLPLDVVKKWFEKMQAGQISVQSSGPSSPEQVKISSPTDNDDQAATTNESEPQNSTNNSQNPANTSKSQTSSGGSTQNGSRSSTPSPSPLNLSSSRNSQGYTYTAEGVQEEPQMEPLDLSLPKQHGELLERSTITSVYQNSVYSVQEEPLNLTCAKKEPQKDNSITDSDPIVNVIPPSANPINIAIPTVTAQLPTIVAIADQNSVPCLRALAANKQTILIPQVAYTYSTTVSPAVQETPPKQTQANGSQDERQDTSSEGVSNVEDQNDSDSTPPKKKMRKTENGMYACDLCDKIFQKSSSLLRHKYEHTGKRPHECGICKKAFKHKHHLIEHMRLHSGEKPYQCDKCGKRFSHSGSYSQHMNHRYSYCKREAEERDSTEQEEVGQEVLSSEHAGARASPSQIDSDERESLTREEEEDSEKEEEEEEEKDVEGLQEEKECRKLQDVEEEEEVEEEEEEEEGKTEGNKNDDVVNRASNAEPEVIQSNGQVSEEKTNKA encoded by the exons TCACCAATTACAATAACGTGATAGAAGCAAACTCAGATTCAGATGACGAAGATAAATTGCATATagtggaagaagaaagtatAACTGATGCAGCAGACTGCGATGCAAGTGTGCCAGAAGATGACTTGCCAACAGACCACACCGTGTTACCAGAAAACAGTGAGAGGGAAGGGAGCACAAACAGCTGCTGGGAAGATGAAG caggaaaagaaacaaaggaaatccTGGGGCCTGAAGCTCAGTCAGATGAAGTTGGATGTACag TAAAAGAAGATGAATGTGATTCTGatgcagaaaatgaacagaaccATGACCCTAATGTTGAAGAATTCCTTCAACAAGAAGATACAGCTGTTATTTACCCTGAAGCACCTGAGGAGGACCAGAGACAAGGCACACCAGAAGCTAGTGGTCAGGATGAAAATG GAACGCCCGATGCATTTTCCCAGCTGCTCACTTGCCCGTACTGTGACAGAGGGTACAAACGCTTCACCTCTCTGAAGGAACACATTAAATACCGCCATGAAAAGAACGAGGATAACTTCAGTTGCTCCCTCTGCAGTTACACGTTTGCGTATAGAACACAGCTGGACCGCCACATGACGTCGCACAAGTCGGGACGAGATCAG AGACATGTGACGCAGTCCAGTGGTAATCGAAAATTCAAGTGCACTGAATGTGGAAAAGCTTTCAAATATAAACATCATCTAAAGGAACACCTACGAATTCACAGTG gAGAGAAGCCATATGAGTGCCCAAACTGCAAGAAACGTTTTTCCCATTCTGGTTCATACAGCTCACACATAAGCAGTAAGAAGTGTATTGGTTTGATGCCCGTGAATGGTCGAGCTCGGTCAGGGCTCAAGACGTCTCAGtgctcctccccttccctttctgcaTCGCCCGGTAGCCCAGCAAGACCACAGATACGacaaaagatagaaaataaaccCTTGCAAGAGCAACTTCCTGTTAACCAAATTAAAACTGAACCTGTGGATTATGAATTCAAGCCCATAGTGGTTGCTTCAGGAATTAATTGTTCGACCCCTTTGCAGAATGGGGTTTTTAGTGGTGGTAGCCCGTTGCAGGCAACCAGTTCTCCTCAGGGTGTGGTGCAAGCTGTTGTTCTGCCAACAGTGGGTCTGGTGTCTCCCATAAGCATCAACTTAAGTGACATTCAAAATGTACTTAAAGTGGCAGTGGATGGTAATGTAATAAGGCAAGTATTGGAAAACAATCACGCTAATCTTGCATccaaagaacaagaaacaatCAGCAATGCATCTATACAACAAGCTGGCCATTCCCTCATTTCAGCTATCAGTCTTCCTTTGGTTGACCAAGATGGGACAACCAAAATTATCATCAACTACAGCTTGGAGCAGCCAAGTCAACTTCAGGTTGTTCCCCAAAATCTAAAAAAAGAACATTCTGTTCCTACAAACAGttgcaaaaatgaaaagttacCAGAAGATCTTACGGTGAAGTCTGAGAAAGATAAAAACTTTGAAGGAGAGACCAACGATAGCACTTGTCTTCTTTGTGATGACTGTCCAGGAGATCTTAATGCACTTCAAGAATTAAAGCACtatgaaacaaaaaatcctCCTCAGCTTCCCCAGTCCAGTGGAACAGAAGCTGagaagcccagctcccctgccCCATCAGAAACTGGGGAGAACAACTTATCTCCTGGTCAGCCACCCTTAAAGAACCTTTTATCGCTCCTAAAAGCATATTATGCATTAAATGCACAACCAAGCGCAGAAGAGCTTTCAAAAATTGCCGATTCCGTGAACCTACCACTGGATGTGGTAAAAAAGTGGTTTGAAAAAATGCAAGCTGGACAAATTTCTGTGCAGTCTTCTGGACCATCTTCTCCTGAACAAGTTAAAATAAGCAGTCCCACAGATAACGATGATCAAGCAGCAACTACAAATGAGAGTGAACCCCAGAACAGCACAAACAACTCACAAAATCCGGCCAATACAAGTAAATCTCAGACTTCATCAGGGGGATCAACTCAGAATGGTTCGCGCAGTAGCACGCCATCCCCATCACCACTAAACCTTTCTTCATCAAGAAATTCACAGGGTTATACGTACACAGCAGAGGGTGTACAAGAAGAGCCACAAATGGAACCTCTTGACCTTTCACTACCAAAGCAACATGGAGAACTGTTGGAAAGATCTACCATAACTAGTGTTTACCAGAACAGTGTTTATTCTGTCCAGGAAGAACCTTTGAACTTAACTTGTGcaaaaaaagaaccacaaaaGGACAACAGTATTACAGACTCTGATCCTATTGTAAATGTAATCCCACCAAGTGCCAATCCCATAAATATTGCTATACCTACAGTCACTGCCCAGTTACCTACAATTGTTGCCATTGCTGACCAGAACAGTGTTCCATGCTTGAGAGCTCTTGCTGCCAATAAGCAAACCATTTTGATTCCCCAGGTGGCTTATACGTACTCTACTACAGTTAGTCCTGCAGTTCAGGAAACACCACCAAAACAGACCCAAGCCAACGGAAGTCAG GACGAAAGGCAGGACACTAGCTCAGAAGGAGTATCGAATGTAGAAGATCAAAATGATTCTGATTCAACACCcccaaagaaaaagatgagaaagacagaaaatgggATGTATGCATGTGATTTGTGTGACAAAATATTCCAGAAGAGCAGCTCATTATTGAGACATAAGTATGAACACACAG GTAAAAGACCTCATGAGTGTGGAATCTGTAAAAAAGCCTTCAAACACAAACACCATTTGATCGAACACATGCGACTGCATTCTGGGGAGAAACCCTACCAATGTGACAAATGCGGGAAGCGCTTCTCACACTCGGGGTCGTACTCTCAGCACATGAATCATCGCTACTCCTATTGCAAAAGAGAGGCAGAGGAGCgtgacagcacagagcaggaggaggtgggacAGGAGGTGCTCAGCAGCGAGCATGCTGGTGCCAGGGCATCGCCATCGCAGATCGACTCCGATGAGAGAGAGAGTCTAAccagggaagaagaggaagatagtgaaaaagaggaagaggaggaggaagaaaaggacgTAGAaggacttcaggaagaaaaagaatgtagaAAACTACAAGAtgtagaggaggaagaagaagtagaagaagaagaagaagaagaggaagggaaaactgAAGGTAACAAGAACGATGATGTTGTAAATCGAGCAAGCAATGCAGAACCAGAAGTTATACAGAGCAATGGGCAGgtgtcagaagaaaaaacaaataaagcttAA